The candidate division KSB1 bacterium genome has a segment encoding these proteins:
- a CDS encoding phosphoribosylaminoimidazolesuccinocarboxamide synthase — protein sequence MDLSRLKKLNEGKTKIIYENPDDVKSVYMVFKDDITAGDGLKHDVIEGKAAIDWRTNKNIFEYLNRKGIPTHYLSSPAERVSLVRKLDFKINLEVVTRRIAAGSIVKWSRYAEGTRFDPVITQFHYKDDALHDPMLDEGYIDFIIRSKGSMEFDEMRRLNAAVFELLEKAFAHFKLQLVDFKLEYGLIDGRVTLIDEITGGSFRLWPYAKENPNLQQPNVLSELDPSGRLDKDTYRLGGDLGMVRDKFAVIAEITDRFAELP from the coding sequence ATGGACCTAAGCCGGTTGAAAAAACTCAATGAAGGCAAAACCAAAATCATTTATGAAAACCCGGACGACGTCAAGAGCGTCTATATGGTTTTCAAGGACGACATCACCGCCGGAGACGGCCTCAAACACGACGTGATCGAAGGCAAGGCCGCCATCGATTGGCGGACGAACAAAAACATTTTTGAATATTTGAACCGCAAAGGGATTCCCACCCATTACCTTTCAAGTCCTGCCGAACGCGTCAGCCTGGTGCGCAAACTCGATTTCAAAATCAATCTCGAGGTCGTCACGCGCCGCATCGCTGCCGGTTCGATCGTCAAATGGAGCCGCTATGCCGAAGGCACCCGCTTCGATCCGGTCATCACCCAATTCCATTACAAGGACGATGCTCTGCATGACCCTATGCTGGATGAAGGGTATATCGACTTTATCATCCGCAGCAAAGGCTCCATGGAATTCGACGAGATGCGGCGGTTGAACGCCGCGGTTTTTGAGCTGCTCGAAAAAGCGTTTGCTCATTTCAAGCTGCAGCTTGTGGACTTTAAACTGGAATACGGTCTCATTGACGGCCGTGTGACGCTTATCGACGAAATTACCGGCGGTTCCTTCCGTCTTTGGCCGTACGCCAAAGAGAATCCCAATCTGCAGCAGCCGAACGTGCTGTCCGAATTGGACCCGAGCGGCCGGTTGGACAAAGACACGTATCGCCTGGGCGGCGATTTGGGGATGGTGCGCGATAAATTTGCCGTCATTGCCGAAATCACCGATCGCTTTGCCGAGCTGCCGTAA